One segment of Pandoraea pnomenusa DNA contains the following:
- a CDS encoding aldehyde dehydrogenase family protein encodes MSESLHAGATSLVLPAHEGLYYGGAWHAPHAGRYVDVHSPGDGSCIGRAAVGDASDVDAAVVAARHGFAVWRDTPPLERARVLRAAAVEMRRHAADLAMLDAADCGNPVAEMAGDVMVAAALFEFFAGLVTEMKGASIPMGPDAIDFTVREPVGVVARIVAFNHPFMFAAGKMAAPLAAGNAVIIKPPEQAPLSSLRLAEIVGGLFPPGVVSILNGGRDVGEALVSHPGVAMLGLVGSIPTGRAVARGAGDRIKPMLLELGGKNALIAYPDVDPDALAAAAVGGMNFTWCGQSCGSTSRLFLHEHLYDAVIERIAHRCKAFVPGLPTDPKTTMGAIISQAQHARVMAYIASAHEQGARLVHGGKVPDDPALANGYYIEPTVFADVDPSMRIAQEEIFGPVLSIIKWRDEAQMLAEVNALDYGLTCAIWTNDLEKGMRTASRVSAGFVWINEVGKHFLGAPFGGMKQSGMGREECLGEMLSFTQEKNIHVSLRRVAAQP; translated from the coding sequence ATGTCCGAAAGCTTGCACGCGGGTGCGACCAGCCTGGTCCTCCCGGCCCATGAGGGGCTCTACTACGGCGGTGCGTGGCATGCCCCGCACGCGGGCCGTTACGTCGATGTCCACAGTCCGGGGGACGGATCGTGCATCGGGCGGGCCGCGGTCGGCGACGCGAGCGATGTCGACGCCGCCGTTGTGGCCGCGCGGCACGGGTTCGCCGTGTGGCGCGACACGCCGCCGCTCGAGCGTGCACGGGTGCTCAGGGCGGCGGCGGTGGAGATGCGCAGGCATGCGGCCGATCTGGCCATGCTCGACGCCGCCGACTGTGGCAATCCGGTGGCCGAGATGGCGGGCGACGTGATGGTCGCGGCGGCGCTGTTCGAGTTTTTCGCCGGGCTCGTCACCGAAATGAAGGGAGCATCGATCCCGATGGGGCCGGACGCCATCGACTTCACGGTGCGCGAGCCTGTCGGCGTCGTGGCGAGAATCGTGGCGTTCAATCATCCCTTCATGTTTGCCGCGGGCAAGATGGCGGCGCCGCTGGCCGCGGGCAATGCCGTCATCATCAAACCGCCCGAGCAGGCGCCGCTGTCGTCGTTGCGTCTGGCCGAGATCGTCGGCGGCCTGTTTCCTCCCGGCGTCGTGTCGATTCTCAACGGCGGGCGCGACGTGGGCGAAGCCCTGGTGTCGCATCCCGGCGTGGCGATGCTCGGTCTCGTGGGCAGCATACCGACCGGCCGCGCCGTGGCGCGCGGTGCCGGCGATCGTATCAAGCCGATGTTGCTGGAGCTTGGCGGCAAGAACGCGCTGATCGCCTACCCCGACGTCGACCCCGATGCGCTGGCCGCGGCCGCCGTGGGGGGCATGAACTTCACGTGGTGTGGCCAGTCGTGCGGATCGACGAGCCGCCTGTTCCTTCACGAGCACCTGTACGACGCGGTAATCGAGCGTATCGCGCACCGTTGCAAGGCGTTCGTGCCCGGTCTGCCGACCGATCCGAAGACGACCATGGGCGCGATCATCAGTCAGGCGCAGCATGCGCGGGTCATGGCATACATCGCGTCGGCGCACGAGCAGGGTGCGCGACTGGTCCATGGCGGCAAGGTGCCCGACGATCCGGCGCTGGCCAACGGCTACTACATCGAGCCGACGGTGTTCGCGGATGTGGATCCCAGCATGCGCATCGCGCAGGAGGAAATCTTCGGCCCGGTACTCTCGATCATCAAGTGGCGCGACGAAGCGCAAATGCTCGCCGAGGTGAACGCGCTCGACTACGGGCTCACTTGTGCCATCTGGACCAACGATCTCGAGAAAGGCATGCGCACCGCCTCGCGGGTCAGTGCGGGCTTCGTGTGGATCAACGAAGTCGGCAAGCACTTTCTCGGCGCGCCGTTCGGCGGCATGAAGCAGTCCGGCATGGGGCGCGAGGAATGCCTGGGCGAGATGCTGTCGTTCACGCAGGAGAAGAACATTCACGTCAGCCTGCGCCGCGTTGCCGCGCAGCCATGA
- a CDS encoding GMC family oxidoreductase, producing MQSTFDYIIVGAGSAGCTLASRLTEDPEVRVLVLEAGGWDRDPWIHIPLGWGKILTKRLHDWMYDCEPEENVGGRSVECARGKVVGGSSSVNAMAHVRGNRADFDRWASDYGLPDWSYENVLPYFRRQERWEEGGDTFRGGDGPLNVQRCRYQDPLLGAFAQASRTAGHPWVDDYNGAAQAGFSRLQMTIRNGRRCSAASAYLHPARSRPGLRVEVGALVSRVILEGERAVGVEYWQNGVRHVATAGREVLLSGGVINTPQLLMLSGIGDPARLAQIGVRTSVASPGVGRNLQDHPSVIVMYRRASPGPFHRMMRLDRIGIELIRAYFTGKGFAADVPGGVVGFMQSGQAPAPSEAPDLQLLLTAAPLGAWPYFRPFRQPFNDGFACRTVLLHPQSRGEVRLVSADPAAKARIHQNFLSTPYDWAALRASVRMVRELAAQPSLAPFIGAEIAPGPTMSTDAQIDAFIRKTAITVHHPAGTCRMGALDDPMAVVDSELRVKGVQGLRVVDASVMPDLTSGNINAPVIMIAERAADLIRTGVPLRAHPRAHEATEAVAA from the coding sequence ATGCAAAGCACTTTTGACTACATCATCGTTGGCGCGGGCTCGGCCGGTTGCACGCTCGCCAGTCGCCTGACCGAAGACCCGGAGGTTCGGGTGCTCGTGCTCGAGGCCGGCGGATGGGATCGCGATCCATGGATTCACATTCCGCTCGGATGGGGCAAGATTCTCACCAAACGGCTGCACGACTGGATGTACGACTGCGAGCCCGAGGAGAATGTTGGCGGGCGAAGCGTGGAATGCGCGCGCGGCAAGGTCGTGGGCGGTTCGTCTTCGGTCAACGCCATGGCGCACGTGCGCGGCAATCGCGCCGACTTCGACCGCTGGGCGAGTGACTACGGACTGCCCGACTGGTCCTACGAGAACGTGCTGCCGTACTTTCGCAGGCAGGAGCGGTGGGAGGAGGGGGGCGATACGTTTCGCGGCGGCGACGGGCCGCTCAACGTGCAGCGATGCCGTTACCAGGACCCGTTGCTGGGCGCGTTCGCCCAGGCTTCGCGCACGGCGGGACATCCGTGGGTCGACGACTACAACGGTGCCGCGCAGGCCGGCTTTAGCCGGCTTCAGATGACGATCCGCAATGGCCGCCGCTGCAGCGCGGCGAGCGCCTATCTGCACCCGGCGCGTTCGCGCCCGGGGCTTCGGGTCGAGGTCGGCGCGCTCGTTTCACGCGTGATCCTCGAAGGCGAGCGTGCCGTCGGCGTGGAGTACTGGCAGAACGGCGTCAGGCATGTGGCGACAGCCGGGCGCGAGGTGCTCTTGTCGGGCGGTGTCATCAATACACCGCAACTGCTCATGCTCTCGGGGATCGGCGACCCTGCGAGGCTGGCGCAGATCGGCGTTCGCACATCGGTGGCGAGTCCCGGCGTCGGTCGCAACCTGCAGGACCATCCGTCGGTGATCGTCATGTATCGTCGCGCAAGTCCGGGACCGTTTCACCGGATGATGCGTCTGGATCGCATCGGCATCGAGTTGATCCGGGCCTACTTCACGGGCAAGGGCTTCGCGGCCGACGTGCCCGGTGGGGTGGTCGGTTTCATGCAAAGCGGACAGGCGCCGGCGCCGAGCGAGGCACCCGATCTGCAATTGTTGCTCACGGCCGCACCGCTGGGGGCGTGGCCGTACTTCCGGCCGTTCAGGCAACCGTTCAACGACGGCTTCGCCTGCCGCACGGTCCTGCTGCATCCGCAAAGCCGGGGCGAGGTTCGCCTGGTCTCGGCCGACCCGGCCGCAAAGGCGCGGATTCACCAGAATTTCCTGTCGACGCCATACGACTGGGCCGCGTTGCGCGCGTCGGTGCGCATGGTGCGCGAACTGGCTGCCCAGCCGAGTCTGGCGCCATTTATCGGCGCGGAGATCGCGCCGGGGCCGACGATGTCGACCGACGCACAGATCGACGCGTTCATCCGCAAGACGGCCATCACCGTCCATCACCCCGCCGGCACCTGCCGGATGGGGGCACTCGACGACCCGATGGCCGTGGTGGACAGCGAGTTGCGGGTAAAGGGGGTGCAAGGGCTGCGCGTGGTCGACGCCTCCGTCATGCCCGACCTGACCTCCGGCAATATCAATGCGCCAGTCATCATGATCGCCGAGCGCGCGGCCGATCTGATTCGTACCGGCGTGCCGTTGCGCGCTCACCCGCGCGCGCATGAGGCAACGGAAGCGGTGGCGGCATGA
- a CDS encoding TetR/AcrR family transcriptional regulator, with amino-acid sequence MSKAQTKSDALRENILEVATRLFIERGFDGTSFNDIADVVGVSRPALYYYFKSKEAILEVLTTVVTRAAGELASEALPAHLRQPSAMLRHRVLRHAHLILTHPLQFRVVERNEDNLPPEQRKLAEQSRRAVLEQFRQAIELGIERGQFRVMDAKVAAFSIIGMCNWTAWWFAPSGPRRAEEIAEQIADMALRSVEQDAGRQLGEQSAAGVLKLLRDDIDLLERHLKP; translated from the coding sequence ATGAGCAAAGCACAAACAAAGAGCGACGCGCTCCGGGAGAACATTCTTGAGGTCGCGACGCGCCTGTTCATTGAACGGGGGTTCGATGGGACGAGCTTCAATGACATCGCCGACGTGGTCGGCGTGAGTCGGCCGGCGCTCTATTACTACTTCAAGAGCAAGGAGGCGATTCTCGAAGTGCTGACCACGGTGGTCACGCGAGCGGCCGGGGAACTGGCGTCCGAGGCGCTGCCGGCGCACTTGCGGCAACCGTCGGCAATGCTCCGGCACCGGGTGCTTCGACACGCGCACCTGATCCTCACGCATCCGCTGCAATTTCGTGTGGTGGAGCGCAACGAGGACAATCTGCCGCCCGAGCAGCGCAAGCTCGCCGAGCAGTCGCGTCGCGCGGTGCTCGAGCAGTTCCGGCAGGCAATCGAACTGGGTATCGAGCGCGGCCAGTTCCGGGTGATGGACGCGAAGGTGGCCGCCTTCTCGATCATCGGCATGTGCAACTGGACGGCATGGTGGTTCGCCCCGTCGGGACCGCGCAGGGCAGAGGAAATTGCCGAGCAGATTGCCGACATGGCATTGCGCTCGGTCGAGCAGGACGCCGGGCGACAACTGGGCGAGCAAAGCGCCGCCGGCGTGCTCAAGCTGCTGCGCGACGACATCGACTTGCTGGAACGGCATTTGAAGCCGTAG
- a CDS encoding alpha/beta hydrolase family protein produces MNQQRHGRGDGLGATAGFLNTDWNPRDLPLGATTRNVVLRTADGAATSGALYAAGAPDTVVCIMHPREFMACHYLIPDIVGAGYAAWTQAPRAVGNDMRLEHELALFDVAAAMRFLRDAGFRRIVLLGNSGGSGLYALYVQQSGLAPEARIERTPGGRPTRLAALDMPVVDGVVFVAPHPGQGALLQSCIDPSVTDEHDALSVDPTLDPFDGANGYVARRADADASVPSTPLSTSPSTRYAPDFVERYRAAQTARVARLDAMARDLIAARQAARERLRRDGANAAAHVRRLAAHTPLMTVWRTDADLRCFDLSLDPSDRRFGSLWGSDPFASNYGSVGFGRVCSPEAWLSTWSGLSSNALLSKTASAIVQPTLLIEYTGDQACFPSVIADIHASLGASHKTHRRVRGDHHGRALAPGEEAGRYVAGRLLQDWLRETFPQ; encoded by the coding sequence ATGAATCAACAGCGACACGGCCGCGGCGATGGTCTGGGCGCGACGGCGGGTTTCCTGAATACCGACTGGAATCCGCGCGACCTGCCCTTGGGGGCGACCACGCGCAACGTGGTACTGCGCACCGCCGACGGCGCGGCCACGAGCGGCGCGCTTTACGCCGCGGGTGCGCCGGATACGGTGGTTTGCATCATGCATCCGCGCGAATTCATGGCGTGCCATTACCTGATCCCCGACATCGTCGGGGCGGGCTACGCTGCCTGGACTCAGGCGCCGCGCGCGGTCGGCAACGACATGCGCCTCGAGCACGAACTGGCGCTCTTCGACGTGGCGGCGGCCATGCGGTTTCTGCGCGACGCGGGCTTCAGGCGCATCGTGCTGCTCGGTAATTCGGGCGGCAGCGGCCTTTATGCGTTGTACGTGCAGCAGTCCGGCCTCGCGCCGGAGGCTCGGATCGAACGCACGCCCGGCGGGCGTCCCACCAGGCTGGCGGCGCTCGACATGCCGGTCGTCGACGGTGTGGTGTTCGTCGCGCCGCACCCCGGACAGGGCGCGCTGCTGCAATCGTGCATCGATCCGTCGGTCACCGACGAACACGACGCGTTGTCCGTCGACCCGACCCTCGATCCTTTCGACGGCGCCAACGGTTATGTGGCACGTCGGGCCGATGCCGATGCGTCGGTGCCGTCGACTCCGCTGTCGACTTCGCCGTCGACCCGGTACGCACCGGATTTCGTCGAGCGCTACCGCGCCGCGCAGACCGCGCGCGTGGCCCGGCTCGACGCGATGGCGCGGGATCTGATCGCCGCGCGCCAGGCGGCCCGCGAGCGTCTGCGGCGCGACGGCGCGAATGCCGCCGCCCATGTGCGCCGCCTGGCCGCGCACACGCCGCTGATGACGGTCTGGCGCACCGACGCCGACCTGCGCTGCTTCGATCTTTCGCTCGACCCGTCCGATCGACGTTTCGGCTCTCTCTGGGGCAGCGATCCATTTGCCTCGAACTACGGTTCGGTCGGCTTCGGGCGCGTGTGTTCGCCGGAAGCCTGGCTGTCGACATGGTCGGGCCTGTCGTCGAATGCGCTGCTGTCGAAGACCGCTTCCGCCATCGTTCAGCCCACGCTGCTGATCGAGTACACGGGCGATCAGGCGTGCTTCCCGAGTGTGATCGCGGACATCCACGCGAGTCTCGGCGCGTCGCACAAGACGCACCGCCGCGTGCGCGGCGACCATCACGGCCGTGCGCTCGCGCCGGGCGAGGAGGCCGGTCGTTACGTTGCCGGGCGCCTGCTGCAGGACTGGCTGCGCGAGACCTTCCCGCAATGA
- a CDS encoding VOC family protein, which produces MHGVDHTARPTWRLRETVEFYRDVLGLPLIHTISARGWGPATHPDFLHFFFDSGNGSTIAFFYYLGSNEPASLACRPGRAPLPDDHVFDATHTAWLVDTQDALQAWKARLESRGVTVSAETAHEVIASIYFRDPNGYFIEITRKLRPLEPIDARDAAATLDAAMALEDEARAGGEAFASIDAVWRRKAECLAQRVLREPRS; this is translated from the coding sequence TTGCACGGCGTCGACCACACGGCCCGTCCGACCTGGCGCCTGCGAGAGACCGTCGAGTTCTACCGCGACGTGCTGGGCCTGCCGCTCATTCACACGATTTCCGCGCGCGGCTGGGGACCCGCCACGCATCCGGACTTCCTGCATTTCTTTTTCGACAGCGGCAACGGCAGCACCATCGCGTTCTTCTATTACCTCGGCAGCAACGAGCCCGCATCGCTCGCATGCCGTCCGGGCCGGGCACCGCTGCCGGACGATCACGTGTTCGACGCCACGCACACGGCATGGCTTGTCGACACGCAAGACGCCCTGCAAGCCTGGAAGGCGCGCCTGGAATCGCGCGGTGTGACGGTGTCCGCGGAGACGGCGCACGAGGTGATCGCGTCGATCTACTTTCGCGATCCGAATGGCTACTTCATCGAAATCACGCGCAAGCTGCGTCCGTTGGAGCCCATCGACGCCCGCGACGCCGCGGCCACGCTCGACGCCGCCATGGCCCTCGAAGACGAAGCGCGCGCGGGTGGCGAGGCATTCGCCAGCATCGATGCCGTGTGGCGGCGCAAGGCGGAATGCCTCGCTCAACGTGTGCTTCGGGAGCCCCGATCGTGA
- a CDS encoding AMP-binding protein yields MSGIHHRIDGVTYCPPDLARRYFASGAWRDTTLGDALRATAGRVPDRPAYISDEASISFAALDARSERLGAALIALGLRPGDRAIFQMGTTVDTVVALMGAYKAGVVPVCAVPQYREVEIGQLAAQSEARAYFVQADFSAFDLVGFAQQMMDRHAALEHLLVARGAGAAERGARHAIERLIDDMTLERARAILADVRIGSEDVLSFQLSGGTTGVPKIIPRFHAEYLGHALAWMRHIGMTEHSRMIWSLPLLHNAGQLYGLASTIATGMTTVLMPRVDIARMLTLIETHRVTHGLSIGPVAPQMIAYKDVARHDLSSLVLFGTMSRADSLEAHLGVPCFNLYGTTEGLLMGAGAHLPAALRHHTQGLSGCEDDEIRVRFPGTDQPVEDGTPGELCFRGPSSLRGYYKAPEATAQTMTSDGFVRTGDMVTARIIEGVRCFAFEGRLRDNINRGGEKIGCEEVEAYVSQHPSVADAKLVAMPDPFYGEKGCVYLIVRPGHAAPSVAELAGFLVSCGLAKFKCPERVEVVDEFPVTRVGKVDKASLRAAISGRIAAETAETAETAETAGTAGTAGTTGAADVAAVHAAKEGA; encoded by the coding sequence ATGAGCGGTATTCATCACCGTATCGACGGCGTGACGTACTGTCCGCCGGATCTGGCCAGACGCTATTTCGCCTCAGGCGCATGGCGCGACACCACGCTCGGCGACGCGTTGCGCGCCACCGCCGGGCGCGTGCCGGACCGGCCAGCCTACATCAGCGACGAGGCATCGATCTCATTCGCGGCGCTCGACGCCCGTAGTGAGCGGCTCGGTGCGGCGTTGATCGCGCTGGGGCTGCGTCCGGGCGACCGGGCGATCTTCCAGATGGGCACCACCGTCGATACTGTCGTAGCGTTGATGGGCGCCTACAAGGCGGGTGTCGTGCCGGTGTGCGCCGTACCACAGTACCGCGAAGTCGAGATCGGCCAGCTCGCGGCGCAATCCGAGGCGCGAGCCTATTTCGTGCAGGCGGATTTCTCGGCGTTCGATCTGGTCGGCTTCGCGCAACAGATGATGGACCGGCACGCCGCGCTGGAACATCTGCTGGTCGCGCGAGGGGCAGGCGCCGCCGAGCGAGGGGCGCGGCACGCCATCGAGCGGCTGATCGACGACATGACGCTCGAGCGCGCCCGCGCCATACTGGCCGACGTGCGCATCGGCAGCGAAGACGTGCTGAGCTTCCAGCTCTCGGGCGGCACGACGGGCGTGCCGAAGATCATTCCGCGTTTTCATGCGGAATACCTGGGCCACGCCCTGGCCTGGATGCGCCACATCGGCATGACCGAGCATAGCCGCATGATCTGGTCGCTGCCACTGCTGCACAACGCCGGTCAGTTGTATGGACTCGCATCGACCATCGCCACCGGCATGACGACCGTGCTCATGCCGCGCGTCGATATCGCCCGCATGCTCACGCTGATCGAGACGCACCGCGTCACCCACGGTCTGTCGATCGGGCCCGTGGCGCCGCAGATGATCGCCTACAAGGACGTTGCCCGCCATGACCTGTCGTCGCTGGTGCTGTTTGGCACGATGAGCCGCGCCGATTCGCTCGAAGCCCACCTGGGCGTGCCGTGCTTCAACCTGTACGGCACGACCGAAGGACTTCTCATGGGCGCCGGTGCGCATCTGCCGGCGGCGCTGCGTCACCACACCCAGGGCCTGTCGGGCTGTGAGGACGACGAGATCCGTGTGCGCTTTCCCGGCACCGACCAGCCGGTCGAAGACGGCACGCCGGGCGAGCTGTGTTTTCGCGGGCCATCGAGCCTGCGCGGCTACTACAAGGCGCCTGAAGCCACGGCGCAGACGATGACCTCCGATGGATTCGTGCGCACCGGCGACATGGTGACGGCGCGGATCATCGAAGGCGTGCGCTGCTTCGCCTTCGAGGGGCGTTTGCGCGACAACATCAATCGCGGCGGCGAGAAGATCGGCTGCGAGGAGGTCGAGGCGTACGTAAGCCAGCACCCGTCGGTCGCCGACGCCAAGCTCGTCGCCATGCCGGACCCGTTCTATGGCGAGAAGGGGTGTGTCTACCTGATCGTGCGTCCGGGACATGCGGCCCCGTCGGTCGCCGAACTGGCTGGCTTCCTCGTGAGCTGCGGATTGGCGAAGTTCAAATGCCCCGAGCGCGTCGAGGTCGTCGATGAGTTTCCTGTCACGCGCGTGGGCAAGGTCGACAAGGCGTCATTGCGCGCGGCCATCTCCGGGCGGATCGCAGCCGAAACTGCCGAAACTGCCGAAACTGCCGAAACTGCCGGAACTGCCGGAACTGCCGGAACCACCGGTGCCGCCGACGTCGCAGCCGTGCACGCCGCGAAGGAGGGCGCATGA